One Phycisphaeraceae bacterium genomic window carries:
- a CDS encoding ATP-dependent Clp protease proteolytic subunit yields the protein MTLPFPIDMQTPPSDRTPHPLQNVGVQYQRTREMTIDELLLENRVVFLIGEINHASAARVMMQMLYLENQKRGQDINFYINSPGGAVDDTLALYDTMRFLSSPVATYCIGRAYSGGAVLLTAGAKGKRFILPHAKVMIHQPYGGVYGQSEDIRIQAEQIIKSKTQLIEILAHNTGQTAERVRADSERDRYFTAKEAKEYGLVDEVLVEPGAPKPS from the coding sequence ATGACCCTGCCCTTCCCCATCGATATGCAGACCCCCCCCTCCGACCGGACGCCCCACCCGCTCCAGAACGTCGGGGTCCAGTACCAGCGCACGCGCGAGATGACCATCGACGAGCTCCTGCTCGAGAACCGCGTCGTCTTCCTCATCGGCGAGATCAACCACGCCTCCGCCGCGCGCGTCATGATGCAGATGCTCTATCTGGAAAACCAGAAGCGCGGCCAGGACATCAACTTCTACATCAACTCCCCGGGCGGCGCCGTCGACGACACCCTCGCCCTCTACGACACCATGCGCTTCCTGTCCTCCCCGGTCGCGACCTACTGCATCGGTCGCGCCTACTCCGGCGGCGCGGTCCTCCTGACCGCCGGCGCCAAGGGCAAGCGGTTCATCCTGCCCCACGCCAAGGTCATGATCCACCAGCCCTACGGCGGCGTCTACGGCCAGTCCGAGGACATCCGCATCCAGGCCGAGCAGATCATCAAGTCCAAGACCCAGCTCATCGAGATCCTCGCGCACAACACCGGGCAGACCGCCGAACGCGTCCGAGCCGACTCCGAACGCGATCGCTACTTCACCGCCAAGGAAGCCAAGGAGTACGGCCTCGTCGACGAGGTCCTCGTCGAGCCCGGCGCGCCCAAGCCCTCCTGA
- a CDS encoding response regulator, with the protein MKSPPDRKHDAPETGQPHQPPMPALSIVSLDDDPDFREFITSTLESEGHEVRAVSTPDECFAAIEARTPDALLLDIKMGRYSGEAVLLEIRKRWPKLCVIVVTGYPSLETMRHTFKQDVYDYLEKPFSLDELRAVLRGAATEFNLGGRPQDRLRQELGRQIRMARTQRGWTLKELSEHSTVSVSQLSSIERGAHLPSLESLLAISEALDVSPSQWLSEAGF; encoded by the coding sequence GTGAAAAGCCCCCCAGACCGCAAGCACGACGCCCCGGAGACGGGCCAGCCGCACCAGCCCCCGATGCCGGCGCTGTCGATCGTCTCGCTCGACGACGACCCCGACTTCCGCGAGTTCATCACGTCCACGCTGGAATCCGAGGGGCACGAGGTCCGCGCGGTCTCGACGCCCGACGAGTGTTTCGCCGCGATCGAGGCGCGCACGCCCGACGCGCTGCTGCTGGACATCAAGATGGGCCGCTATTCCGGCGAGGCGGTCCTCCTCGAGATCCGCAAGCGATGGCCGAAACTCTGCGTGATCGTCGTGACGGGGTACCCCTCGCTCGAGACGATGCGCCACACCTTCAAGCAGGATGTCTACGACTACCTCGAGAAGCCCTTCTCGCTCGACGAGTTGCGCGCCGTGCTCCGGGGCGCCGCCACCGAGTTCAACCTCGGGGGGCGCCCCCAGGACCGCCTGCGCCAGGAGTTGGGGCGCCAGATCCGCATGGCGCGCACGCAGCGGGGGTGGACGCTCAAAGAGCTCTCCGAGCATTCCACGGTCAGCGTCAGCCAGCTCTCCAGCATCGAGCGCGGCGCCCACCTGCCCAGCCTGGAGTCGCTTCTGGCGATCTCCGAGGCCCTCGATGTCTCCCCCAGCCAGTGGCTGTCGGAGGCGGGATTCTGA
- the ribD gene encoding bifunctional diaminohydroxyphosphoribosylaminopyrimidine deaminase/5-amino-6-(5-phosphoribosylamino)uracil reductase RibD — MSDLDREMLDLAARAGRRAQGRVEPNPLVGCVIASPDDPGLVIACGHHREFGGPHAEIDALRNAAQQGEPVAGATVYVTLEPCAHQGKTPPCVDALIEARVGEVVIARRDPHPSAKGGAEALRRAGIAVRFTDASEHATRLSDPFCLRVEEGRPWVIAKWAQTLDGRVATRTGDSKWISGERSRAMVHRWRGRVDAVLTGVGTVVADDPMLTARAPRPARRVALRAVVDPSLRTPPGATIVRTAYETPVVLFCEPDAADRADALRDRGVVVVPIGPDRHDPARLDLREAMEWLARERGATNVLLEAGPGLLSSMLRADLIDEARVFVSPVLLGDRAAIPAFDLRPLDRLADARRVETTGVRRIGDDALLTLRFR; from the coding sequence ATGAGCGACCTGGACCGCGAGATGCTGGACCTCGCGGCGCGCGCGGGCCGGCGCGCGCAGGGGCGCGTCGAGCCCAACCCGCTCGTGGGGTGCGTCATCGCGTCGCCCGACGACCCCGGGCTGGTCATCGCCTGCGGCCATCATCGCGAGTTCGGGGGCCCGCACGCGGAGATCGACGCGCTGCGCAACGCGGCCCAGCAGGGCGAGCCCGTCGCCGGCGCGACGGTGTATGTGACGCTCGAGCCCTGCGCCCACCAAGGCAAGACGCCCCCCTGCGTCGACGCGCTGATCGAGGCGCGCGTGGGCGAGGTCGTGATCGCGCGCCGCGACCCGCACCCCAGCGCGAAGGGCGGGGCCGAGGCGCTCCGTCGCGCAGGGATCGCGGTGCGTTTCACGGACGCCAGTGAGCACGCGACGCGCCTGTCCGACCCCTTCTGCCTGCGCGTCGAAGAGGGGCGCCCCTGGGTGATCGCGAAGTGGGCGCAGACGCTGGACGGGCGCGTCGCGACGCGGACCGGCGATTCGAAGTGGATCTCGGGCGAGCGATCGCGCGCGATGGTGCATCGCTGGCGCGGGCGCGTCGACGCGGTGCTCACCGGCGTGGGCACGGTCGTCGCGGACGACCCGATGCTGACGGCGCGTGCGCCACGCCCGGCGCGACGCGTCGCGCTGCGCGCCGTGGTCGACCCGTCGCTGCGCACCCCGCCCGGCGCGACGATCGTGCGCACCGCGTACGAGACGCCCGTCGTGCTGTTCTGCGAGCCCGACGCCGCCGATCGCGCCGACGCGCTGCGTGATCGCGGCGTGGTCGTCGTGCCCATCGGCCCCGATCGTCACGACCCGGCGCGTCTCGACCTGCGCGAGGCGATGGAATGGCTCGCGCGCGAGCGCGGGGCGACGAATGTGCTCCTCGAGGCCGGGCCGGGGCTGCTCTCGTCGATGCTGCGCGCCGACCTGATCGACGAGGCGCGCGTGTTCGTCTCGCCCGTGCTCCTGGGGGACAGGGCCGCGATCCCGGCGTTTGACCTCCGACCGCTCGACCGCCTCGCCGACGCGCGCCGCGTCGAAACAACGGGCGTCCGGCGCATCGGCGACGACGCGCTGCTCACGCTGCGATTCCGGTGA
- a CDS encoding ATP-dependent Clp protease proteolytic subunit, which yields MIPIVIEQTGRGERAYDIYSRLLRDRIVFLGGPVHDDSANLIIAQLLFLANEDPKSDIHFYINSPGGSVTAGLGIADTMNFIQPQVATYIIGQAASMGSVLAAQGAKGKRFALPNARNLMHQPLISGVLEGQATDLEIEAREMLRLRDRLYALYSNATGRPPSEIERDCDRNKWLDDKEMVEYGLIDKVLTSMPKFDHKNEIE from the coding sequence CTGATCCCCATCGTCATCGAGCAGACCGGGCGCGGCGAGCGCGCGTACGACATCTACTCACGCCTGTTGCGCGACCGCATCGTCTTCCTCGGCGGCCCCGTCCACGACGACTCGGCGAACCTGATCATCGCGCAGTTGCTCTTCCTCGCCAACGAGGACCCCAAGAGCGACATCCATTTCTACATCAACTCCCCCGGCGGATCGGTCACCGCAGGCCTCGGCATCGCCGACACGATGAACTTCATCCAGCCCCAGGTCGCGACCTACATCATCGGCCAGGCCGCCAGCATGGGCTCGGTCCTCGCGGCCCAGGGCGCCAAGGGCAAGCGCTTCGCCCTGCCCAACGCGCGCAACCTGATGCACCAGCCCCTCATCTCCGGCGTCCTCGAGGGTCAGGCCACCGACCTCGAGATCGAGGCACGCGAGATGCTCCGCCTGCGCGATCGCCTCTACGCGCTCTACAGCAACGCCACCGGGCGCCCGCCCTCCGAGATCGAGCGCGACTGCGACCGCAACAAGTGGCTCGACGACAAGGAAATGGTCGAGTACGGCCTCATCGACAAGGTCCTCACCAGCATGCCGAAGTTCGATCACAAGAACGAGATCGAGTAA
- a CDS encoding tetratricopeptide repeat protein: protein MSRLQQLLKLYELDPSDADVLYMLAQEHAKAGRHDEAIAWYDRCLQTDGSYCYAYFHKARSFEAMGDANGAKRTLVDGLAASRVRGDAKAAGEIEGYLHSLGG from the coding sequence ATGTCGCGACTCCAGCAGTTGCTCAAGCTGTACGAACTCGACCCTTCCGACGCGGATGTGCTGTACATGCTCGCGCAGGAGCACGCGAAAGCCGGGCGCCATGACGAGGCCATCGCTTGGTACGACCGCTGCCTGCAGACCGACGGCTCGTACTGCTACGCGTACTTCCACAAGGCACGCTCGTTCGAGGCGATGGGCGACGCCAACGGCGCGAAACGCACGCTCGTCGATGGTCTGGCGGCGTCGCGCGTGCGCGGCGACGCGAAGGCCGCGGGCGAGATCGAGGGCTACCTCCACTCCCTGGGCGGGTGA
- the nth gene encoding endonuclease III: MSMANASESDLPFDLPRVSAKQKERALEILAALRERYPDAHCELNYSTPHELLVATILSAQCTDVMVNRATPALFARFPTPADYAMSTPEEIEPFVRSLGFFRSKARALHESMRDVVERFGGEVPRNMDDLLSLRGVARKTANVVLGNAYGVNVGVVVDTHVQRLSQRFGLAPPGATVGAIEKRLMALFPRESWTDLSHLLIFHGRRACKARGGLCATDDFCRRFCSEAKKKPASKKTTTRKKTAKKPSARKKA, from the coding sequence GTGAGCATGGCGAACGCGAGCGAGAGCGACCTGCCCTTCGACCTGCCCCGCGTGAGTGCGAAGCAGAAGGAGCGCGCGCTCGAGATCCTCGCGGCCCTGCGCGAGCGCTACCCGGACGCGCACTGCGAACTGAACTACTCGACGCCCCACGAACTGCTCGTCGCGACGATCCTCAGCGCCCAGTGCACCGATGTTATGGTGAACCGGGCCACGCCTGCGCTCTTCGCGCGGTTCCCGACGCCGGCCGACTACGCCATGTCAACGCCCGAAGAGATCGAGCCGTTTGTCCGCTCGCTGGGGTTCTTCCGCAGCAAGGCGCGTGCGCTGCACGAATCGATGCGCGATGTCGTCGAGCGGTTCGGGGGAGAGGTCCCGCGAAATATGGACGACCTGCTCTCGCTCCGCGGCGTCGCTCGCAAGACTGCGAATGTCGTGCTGGGGAACGCCTACGGCGTCAATGTCGGGGTCGTGGTCGACACGCATGTGCAGCGTCTCAGCCAGCGCTTCGGGCTGGCGCCGCCGGGCGCGACGGTCGGCGCGATCGAGAAGCGCCTGATGGCGCTCTTCCCGCGCGAGTCCTGGACCGACCTCTCGCACCTCCTGATCTTCCACGGCCGGCGCGCGTGCAAGGCGCGTGGCGGGCTGTGCGCGACCGACGACTTCTGCCGGCGGTTCTGCTCTGAGGCGAAGAAGAAGCCCGCTTCGAAGAAGACAACGACCCGGAAGAAGACAGCGAAGAAGCCCTCCGCCAGGAAGAAGGCCTGA
- a CDS encoding RecX family transcriptional regulator, producing the protein MAKAKKQPFDPRDPRAAFDASVKMLARTPLGGRGVIERLLKKGYDEETAHGAVARLLELHLLKEEASAEAIVHATTRDLPAGEALLRARLEERGVDESASEEALRAAGHSRDERENARTLAAAALRRMPPSLDDATRARRLLGLLARRGFDEETSLEAAREAIPGAFDE; encoded by the coding sequence ATGGCGAAGGCGAAGAAGCAACCGTTCGACCCGCGCGACCCGCGCGCCGCGTTCGACGCCAGCGTGAAGATGCTCGCGCGCACCCCGCTGGGCGGGCGGGGCGTGATCGAACGGCTGTTGAAGAAGGGCTACGACGAAGAGACCGCCCACGGCGCGGTCGCGCGCCTGCTCGAACTGCACCTGCTCAAAGAGGAAGCGTCGGCCGAGGCGATCGTCCACGCGACGACGCGCGACCTGCCGGCTGGCGAGGCGCTGCTCCGGGCCCGGCTCGAGGAGCGCGGCGTCGACGAGAGCGCGTCGGAGGAGGCCCTGCGCGCAGCGGGCCATAGCCGAGACGAGCGCGAGAACGCGAGGACGCTCGCGGCGGCGGCGCTGCGGCGCATGCCCCCTTCCCTCGACGACGCGACCAGGGCGAGGCGACTGCTCGGGCTGCTCGCCCGGCGCGGCTTCGACGAGGAAACCTCGCTCGAAGCGGCCCGCGAGGCAATCCCCGGGGCGTTCGACGAATGA
- a CDS encoding ABC transporter permease subunit, with product MRGVLAIASREFAGFFRQPMGWVVIALYLALSGAVFALGSLQPGSPATLRGFFAVSTWLLLFVAPAASMRLLADEQRVGTLEPLMTSPVSDWAIVVGKYLGAAGFLLAMLAPTLVYVGVLEVFADPDYGPIGAGYLGLVLVGALYLSVGLLFSTLTDSQIVAFLASLFFFLLLRIATLQGAAYLGDPWAQYLYPLSIDMRMGDFAKGVIDTSHVVFFLVASAWFLVLSGAMLTLRRWR from the coding sequence ATGAGGGGCGTGCTCGCCATCGCGTCGCGCGAGTTCGCCGGGTTCTTCCGCCAGCCGATGGGCTGGGTCGTGATCGCGCTCTACCTCGCCCTCAGCGGCGCGGTCTTCGCGCTGGGCAGTCTCCAGCCGGGCTCGCCCGCGACGCTGCGCGGGTTCTTCGCCGTCTCGACCTGGCTGCTGCTCTTCGTCGCCCCGGCCGCGTCGATGCGCCTGCTCGCCGACGAGCAGCGCGTCGGCACGCTCGAGCCACTGATGACCTCGCCGGTCTCGGACTGGGCCATCGTCGTCGGGAAGTACCTCGGCGCCGCCGGGTTCCTGCTCGCGATGCTCGCGCCCACGCTCGTCTATGTCGGAGTGCTCGAAGTCTTCGCCGACCCCGACTACGGCCCCATCGGAGCCGGATACCTCGGTCTCGTCCTCGTCGGCGCGCTCTATCTCAGCGTCGGGCTGCTGTTCTCCACGCTCACCGACAGCCAGATCGTCGCGTTCCTCGCGTCGCTGTTCTTCTTCCTTCTCCTGCGCATCGCCACGCTCCAGGGGGCCGCGTACCTGGGCGACCCGTGGGCGCAGTATCTCTACCCGCTGTCCATCGACATGCGCATGGGGGATTTCGCCAAGGGCGTCATCGACACCTCGCACGTCGTCTTCTTCCTCGTCGCGAGCGCCTGGTTCCTCGTCCTCTCCGGCGCGATGCTCACGCTGAGGAGGTGGCGATGA
- a CDS encoding 50S ribosome-binding GTPase: MRAGDTIVAIASGQGASARAIVRVSGPSTTGALGTILSPDPSRMPACARAVRLTLAPFDAGASPVSLPALLILWRSPRSYTREDCAELLVPGNPSLVERVVAALCAHEGVRPAEPGEFTARAYLHGGMSLDRAEGVAALIAAGGESARRAAERLLSGETGAAMRAWRDEVASLLALVEAGIDFTDQEDVIAIAPGALSARLSALGAQIEQAAGARASRESRTGRARVALVGPPNAGKSTLFNALLGRRRAVVSERPGSTRDAIVEPLQAGAPGLPESSVDLVDLAGLDEALARRSPVDALSRRAAMDEIARADAIVLCDPLGRFERAEWFPPGIDLASRPTLRVRTKADQPVVPGAPGAPGASSDAGALAVCAIDGHNLGALRVAIADAAYARADDGSSDLIPRHRLAAHDAHDALREALGLVDPGARALRDAELVADALRRALDSLGDAVGDITPDEVLGRIFSSFCVGK; this comes from the coding sequence ATGCGCGCCGGCGACACCATCGTCGCGATCGCGTCCGGGCAGGGGGCGTCGGCGCGCGCCATTGTGCGCGTCTCGGGGCCCTCCACGACCGGCGCGCTTGGCACGATCCTCTCGCCCGACCCGAGCCGCATGCCTGCCTGCGCGCGCGCCGTGCGCCTCACGCTCGCGCCGTTCGACGCCGGCGCGAGCCCGGTCTCGCTGCCTGCGCTGCTGATCCTCTGGCGCTCGCCGCGCTCGTACACGCGTGAGGACTGCGCCGAGCTGCTCGTCCCCGGGAACCCGTCGCTGGTCGAGCGCGTCGTCGCGGCGCTGTGCGCGCACGAGGGCGTGCGCCCCGCCGAGCCGGGCGAGTTCACCGCGAGGGCGTACCTCCACGGCGGGATGTCGCTCGATCGCGCCGAGGGCGTTGCCGCCCTCATCGCCGCCGGGGGCGAGTCGGCGCGGCGCGCCGCCGAGCGACTGCTCTCGGGCGAGACCGGCGCCGCGATGCGCGCCTGGCGCGACGAGGTCGCCTCGCTGCTCGCGCTGGTCGAGGCCGGGATCGATTTCACCGATCAGGAGGATGTCATCGCGATCGCGCCCGGCGCGCTCTCGGCGCGACTCTCGGCGCTCGGCGCGCAGATCGAACAGGCCGCCGGCGCGCGCGCGAGCCGGGAATCACGCACGGGCCGCGCTCGCGTCGCGCTGGTCGGCCCGCCCAACGCCGGTAAATCGACGCTGTTCAACGCGCTGCTCGGGCGGCGCCGCGCCGTCGTCAGCGAGCGCCCGGGCTCGACGCGCGACGCGATCGTCGAGCCGTTGCAGGCCGGCGCGCCCGGGCTGCCGGAGTCCTCCGTCGATCTGGTCGACCTCGCCGGGCTCGACGAGGCGCTCGCCCGGCGCTCCCCGGTCGACGCGCTCTCTCGCCGCGCCGCGATGGACGAGATCGCGCGGGCCGACGCGATCGTCCTGTGCGACCCGCTCGGGCGGTTCGAACGCGCCGAGTGGTTTCCTCCGGGGATCGACCTCGCGTCGCGACCGACGCTGCGCGTGCGCACGAAGGCCGACCAGCCGGTCGTGCCGGGGGCGCCGGGGGCGCCGGGGGCGTCGTCCGACGCCGGGGCGCTCGCGGTGTGCGCGATCGACGGGCACAACCTCGGCGCGCTGCGCGTCGCGATCGCCGACGCGGCGTACGCCCGGGCCGACGACGGGTCGTCGGACCTGATCCCTCGTCACCGGCTCGCGGCGCACGACGCGCACGACGCGCTGCGCGAGGCGCTCGGCCTCGTGGACCCCGGCGCCCGGGCCCTGCGCGACGCGGAGCTCGTCGCCGACGCGCTGCGGCGCGCGCTGGATTCGCTGGGCGACGCGGTGGGGGACATCACGCCCGACGAGGTGCTCGGGCGGATCTTCAGCTCGTTCTGTGTTGGCAAGTGA
- a CDS encoding metallophosphoesterase family protein has protein sequence MRTAIISDIHGNAEALRTVLRDIDEKGVDRIICLGDIIGYGPEPLECVDLVEQRCAWSLLGNHDFGVLYEPTNFNPAAAAAAYWTREQFDAEPDEAKRTRRFAFLGSLRVRVVEKANGAGFPMLAVHGSPRRPINEYIFPDDAMTAPDKMKAVFDRVERLAIVGHTHVPGVFTDEPDFYSPGELGRSVYCVSEDEKAVVNVGSVGQPRDHDPRASYVIMQGDDDLTLEFVRVEYDVAKTAEKIKSIPQLADWLGDRLYEGR, from the coding sequence TTGCGGACGGCGATCATCAGCGACATCCACGGGAACGCCGAGGCACTGCGCACCGTCCTCCGCGATATCGATGAGAAGGGCGTCGACCGGATCATCTGTCTGGGCGACATCATCGGGTACGGCCCCGAGCCCCTCGAGTGCGTCGACCTCGTCGAGCAGCGTTGCGCGTGGTCCCTCCTGGGCAACCACGACTTCGGCGTGCTGTACGAGCCGACCAACTTCAACCCCGCCGCGGCGGCCGCCGCCTATTGGACGCGCGAGCAGTTCGACGCCGAGCCCGACGAGGCCAAGCGCACCCGGCGCTTCGCGTTCCTGGGGTCGCTGCGCGTCCGGGTCGTCGAGAAGGCCAACGGCGCGGGCTTCCCGATGCTCGCGGTCCACGGCTCGCCCCGTCGCCCGATCAACGAGTACATCTTCCCCGACGACGCGATGACGGCGCCCGACAAGATGAAGGCGGTGTTCGACCGGGTCGAACGCCTCGCGATCGTGGGGCATACGCACGTCCCCGGGGTGTTCACCGACGAGCCGGACTTCTATTCGCCCGGGGAGCTGGGCCGGTCGGTCTACTGCGTGAGCGAAGACGAGAAGGCGGTCGTGAATGTCGGGTCGGTGGGCCAGCCCCGCGACCACGACCCGCGCGCCAGCTATGTGATCATGCAGGGCGACGACGACCTGACCCTGGAGTTCGTGCGCGTTGAGTACGATGTCGCGAAGACCGCGGAGAAGATCAAAAGCATCCCCCAGCTCGCGGATTGGCTGGGGGATCGTCTGTACGAGGGGCGCTGA
- a CDS encoding YidC/Oxa1 family insertase periplasmic-domain containing protein produces the protein MATKPNKAKRALFTAILLLVATGIVAIIAIGSIRGSSGAPAQQADTPETRATELTAGDSTTPSTSTARAPTPSPQTPPTPSPQTPPAPPESPTLPSALEDAPVASQTESQPAPSTPTPTLGQITGLRARVFDAPAPFASLGAIEPAGQWKYDIAFSPYGAGVESIVFADYFEEVNQQNHYAVQERKSAGGVAVVSLAAVGVELSIGGEAGVFVDLRRPSTLGTIWRELSPGEFEAIIEDAEGNPVARVHKKYELRPGSFELVVRQRLDNLTQRPMRYTWYQYGPLDLPKETTGYNLPTRRFRYGFLLSRQRDPSQQVVLADTKLLPREKLIDRQVFDREPLWPRDEDLKNQRTLAWVAMTSRYFAFVVHAPIDPDDATNPGVSVEKDFDLARRVDRVVVGFKGDPNQSVVLQLTSAPGDIPAGGSADISFGAYAGPLSKQVMRSEPIANALNLQDMVIHNIGGMCAPCTFQWLTRPLLWFLRIAHNYIVFDWALAIILLVLVVRTILHPITRRSQIAMTRFGKQMQALGPKQQKLKEKYKDDPKRLQQEVAKLMKEEGVNFTGALGCLPMFLQTPVWIALYAMLYFAYELRHQPAFFGVVQKLTNGQWAFLGDLSAPDHFIEFGRAFNVPLISGLMGPITGLNILPLVLGVVFFIQQKYLTPPTSATMTPEQQAQQKIIKVMMVIMFPVFVFNAPSGLTLYFVTNSTLGILESRWIRAHINQLDLEPKKPASAAPGRKRVANTAKQGMANPFAKKQDKSQRRFKGRDGR, from the coding sequence ATGGCGACCAAACCCAACAAGGCCAAACGCGCGCTCTTCACCGCCATCCTGCTGCTCGTCGCGACGGGCATCGTGGCGATCATCGCGATCGGGAGCATCCGGGGCTCCTCGGGCGCGCCGGCCCAGCAGGCGGACACGCCCGAGACACGCGCCACCGAGCTCACCGCCGGCGACTCGACAACGCCCTCCACCAGCACAGCGCGCGCCCCGACGCCCTCGCCCCAGACGCCCCCGACGCCCTCGCCCCAGACGCCCCCGGCGCCCCCGGAGTCCCCGACGCTCCCGTCGGCGCTCGAGGACGCTCCCGTGGCCTCGCAGACCGAGTCCCAGCCAGCGCCATCGACGCCGACGCCCACGCTTGGACAGATCACCGGGCTTCGCGCGAGGGTCTTCGACGCGCCGGCGCCCTTCGCGTCGCTCGGCGCGATCGAGCCGGCCGGGCAGTGGAAGTACGACATCGCGTTCTCGCCCTACGGCGCCGGCGTCGAGTCGATCGTCTTCGCGGACTACTTCGAAGAAGTCAACCAGCAGAACCACTACGCCGTCCAGGAGCGCAAGAGCGCCGGCGGCGTCGCGGTGGTCTCGCTCGCGGCTGTGGGCGTGGAACTCTCGATCGGGGGCGAGGCGGGCGTGTTCGTCGACCTGCGCCGTCCTTCGACGCTGGGCACGATCTGGCGCGAGCTGTCTCCTGGCGAGTTCGAAGCGATCATCGAGGACGCCGAGGGCAACCCGGTCGCGCGGGTTCACAAGAAGTACGAGCTGCGTCCCGGGTCGTTCGAGCTCGTGGTGCGCCAGCGTCTGGACAACCTGACGCAGCGCCCGATGCGATACACCTGGTACCAGTACGGCCCACTGGACCTGCCGAAAGAGACCACCGGCTACAACCTGCCCACGCGCCGGTTCCGGTACGGGTTCCTGCTCTCGCGCCAGCGCGACCCGTCGCAGCAGGTCGTGCTCGCCGACACCAAGCTGCTGCCTCGCGAGAAGCTGATCGACCGTCAGGTGTTCGATCGCGAGCCCCTCTGGCCGCGCGACGAGGACCTGAAGAACCAGCGGACGCTGGCGTGGGTCGCGATGACTTCGCGCTATTTCGCGTTCGTGGTGCACGCGCCCATCGACCCCGACGACGCGACGAACCCCGGGGTCAGCGTCGAGAAAGACTTCGACCTGGCGCGTCGCGTCGATCGCGTGGTGGTGGGCTTCAAGGGCGACCCGAACCAGTCGGTGGTGCTGCAGCTGACGAGCGCGCCGGGGGACATCCCGGCCGGCGGTTCGGCCGACATCTCGTTCGGCGCGTACGCCGGCCCGCTGAGCAAGCAGGTGATGCGTTCGGAGCCCATCGCCAACGCGCTGAACCTGCAGGACATGGTCATCCACAACATCGGCGGCATGTGCGCGCCGTGCACCTTCCAGTGGCTCACGCGCCCGCTCCTGTGGTTCCTGCGCATCGCGCACAACTACATCGTCTTCGACTGGGCGCTGGCGATCATCCTGCTGGTGCTCGTGGTGCGCACGATCCTGCACCCGATCACGCGCCGCTCGCAGATCGCGATGACGCGCTTCGGCAAGCAGATGCAGGCCCTGGGCCCCAAGCAGCAGAAGCTCAAGGAAAAGTACAAGGACGACCCCAAGCGCCTCCAGCAGGAGGTCGCGAAGCTGATGAAGGAAGAGGGCGTCAACTTCACCGGAGCGCTCGGCTGCCTGCCCATGTTCCTCCAGACCCCGGTCTGGATCGCGCTCTACGCGATGCTCTACTTCGCCTACGAGCTTCGCCACCAGCCGGCGTTCTTCGGCGTCGTGCAGAAACTCACCAACGGGCAGTGGGCGTTCCTGGGCGACCTGTCGGCGCCGGATCACTTCATCGAGTTCGGGCGCGCCTTCAACGTGCCCCTCATCAGCGGGCTGATGGGCCCCATCACCGGGCTCAACATCCTCCCGCTCGTGCTGGGCGTGGTGTTCTTCATCCAGCAGAAGTACCTCACCCCGCCCACCAGCGCGACGATGACGCCCGAGCAGCAGGCGCAGCAGAAGATCATCAAGGTCATGATGGTCATCATGTTCCCTGTCTTCGTGTTCAACGCGCCCAGCGGGCTGACGCTCTACTTCGTCACCAACTCCACGCTGGGCATCCTCGAGAGCCGCTGGATCCGCGCCCACATCAACCAGCTCGACCTCGAGCCCAAGAAGCCGGCGTCGGCGGCGCCCGGACGCAAGCGCGTCGCCAACACGGCCAAGCAGGGCATGGCCAACCCGTTCGCGAAGAAGCAGGACAAGAGCCAGCGCCGCTTCAAAGGCCGCGACGGGCGCTGA